A portion of the Oxynema aestuarii AP17 genome contains these proteins:
- a CDS encoding WD40 repeat domain-containing protein, which translates to MTPNRHWLENAESVLIVAAVLAAIAAIFYRSLVYLPPVLLSLLFVLQPILRYRSEQLTRRMDAVLNQRLQRQVTEEIELLTRRVAAREIAPETRSREPLPPGDLTPLQQRLEAIENQVRSLSSADLDGLASQHRDLQESIAQTIDYLNRLAIGKRLERLERAVQASSARVELPRATVEPPEPSSETEDSPSPSEAPAVSPPPPVPSKSSASGVQLPKFARGEIVPQQWECVRNLNAHSDWVRALALTPDGNLLATGSFDTTVKLWRVDSGELLATLDDHDRGIFDLLVTPDGRTLASASWDKTVKLWQLPEGRLWTSLEGHTGSVRSLTLSADGTTLVSGSFDETMKVWDLDRGALRDTLTDYTGPIYAVALSPNGEWLAAGEGDGTITLWHLQRGEYIDSIVGSLDGVEAIAFANDRAVVTGNGDGTVQVWDLDRPGEIDTRSLHSGPVTGIAIAPDRRSFATSSADGTVKIWHFPTLTPLSTLMEETGAVMSVCFASDGKTLVTGSARGMVRICRLAV; encoded by the coding sequence ATGACTCCCAACCGCCATTGGCTCGAAAATGCCGAATCCGTTCTGATCGTGGCTGCCGTCCTCGCCGCGATCGCCGCAATTTTTTATCGATCGCTAGTGTATCTCCCTCCCGTCTTGCTGTCGCTGCTGTTCGTCCTCCAGCCGATCTTGCGCTACCGTTCCGAACAGTTGACCCGCCGGATGGATGCCGTATTGAACCAGCGCCTCCAGCGACAAGTGACGGAAGAGATCGAGCTGTTGACCCGACGGGTTGCCGCTCGCGAGATCGCCCCGGAAACGCGATCGCGCGAACCTTTGCCCCCTGGGGATCTGACCCCTTTACAGCAGCGTCTGGAGGCGATCGAAAACCAGGTGCGATCGCTCTCCAGTGCCGATCTCGACGGTCTCGCCAGTCAACATCGAGATTTGCAAGAATCGATCGCCCAAACCATCGACTATCTCAACCGTTTGGCGATCGGTAAGCGTTTGGAGCGCTTGGAACGAGCAGTGCAAGCGTCGAGTGCGAGGGTCGAGTTGCCTCGCGCGACCGTCGAGCCTCCCGAACCCTCCTCGGAAACGGAGGATTCTCCGTCACCCAGCGAGGCGCCTGCGGTTTCGCCGCCGCCCCCCGTTCCCAGTAAATCGAGTGCCAGTGGGGTTCAATTACCGAAGTTTGCTCGGGGGGAGATCGTCCCCCAACAGTGGGAGTGCGTTCGCAATTTGAACGCTCATTCGGATTGGGTGCGCGCTCTGGCGTTGACGCCGGATGGCAACCTGTTGGCGACGGGGAGTTTTGACACCACGGTGAAGTTATGGCGAGTGGACTCGGGGGAATTACTCGCGACCCTCGACGATCACGATCGCGGGATTTTTGATTTGCTCGTGACCCCGGACGGTCGAACCCTGGCGAGTGCGAGTTGGGATAAGACGGTGAAGTTATGGCAATTGCCCGAGGGGCGCTTGTGGACGAGTTTGGAAGGTCATACGGGATCGGTGCGATCGCTGACCCTGTCTGCGGACGGTACAACTTTGGTCAGTGGCAGTTTTGACGAAACGATGAAAGTTTGGGACCTCGATCGCGGCGCCTTGCGCGATACCCTCACGGACTATACCGGACCGATTTATGCGGTGGCCCTCTCTCCGAATGGCGAGTGGCTCGCCGCCGGGGAAGGGGACGGCACGATTACCCTATGGCACTTGCAGCGCGGCGAATACATCGATTCGATCGTCGGCAGTTTGGATGGGGTCGAGGCGATCGCCTTTGCCAACGATCGCGCCGTCGTTACCGGAAATGGTGACGGGACGGTACAAGTTTGGGACTTAGATCGACCGGGGGAGATCGATACGCGATCGCTCCATTCCGGTCCGGTGACCGGGATCGCGATCGCCCCGGACCGTCGCAGTTTCGCCACCAGCAGCGCCGACGGAACTGTTAAAATTTGGCATTTCCCCACCCTGACCCCGTTATCGACACTGATGGAAGAAACCGGGGCGGTGATGTCGGTCTGTTTCGCTTCGGACGGCAAAACCCTGGTCACGGGCAGCGCGCGCGGTATGGTGCGCATCTGTCGGCTCGCCGTTTAG
- the mgtE gene encoding magnesium transporter: MNAENQNLNSTFQLGSRKELRELVRSQLQALLEQGDLQGAKAILVPVQPPDIAEAIEGLPEHMQAIAFRLLSKNEATEVYEHVNSSVQQSLLEVFRRQEVLDIIDNMSPDDRARLFDELPAKVVRRLRAQLSPSEWQATAILMGYEAGTAGRIMTPEYISLKEHFTVSQTLERIRNLASVTEMIYYLYVTDAARRLTGIVSLRHLVTAQPEETIGEIMTREVVYISTDTDQEEVARLIQRYDFLAVPVVDSEKRLVGIITVDDVIDIIEQETTEDIYALGGVQSEGDNYFHTNLITVARRRVVWLFVLLITNTVTGTIINAQQDILQQVVVLAAFIPLLTGTGGNVGAQSSTVVIRGLNTDEIRLLGPVQVVWREALAGALLGSILGVMATIWAYFLQGRLGVAISVGFSLIAISVLASVSGSALPFLFRSLKLDPALMSAPFITTAVDVLGVLIYFSIARLILGF, translated from the coding sequence TTGAATGCTGAGAATCAAAATCTAAATTCCACCTTTCAACTCGGTTCGCGCAAAGAATTACGCGAACTGGTGCGATCGCAGCTCCAAGCGCTGCTCGAACAGGGAGACCTACAAGGCGCCAAAGCGATTTTGGTTCCCGTCCAACCTCCCGATATCGCCGAAGCCATTGAAGGGTTACCCGAACACATGCAGGCGATCGCCTTTCGTTTACTCTCCAAAAACGAAGCTACCGAAGTTTACGAACACGTCAACTCTTCGGTACAGCAGTCCCTACTCGAAGTCTTCCGGCGTCAAGAAGTTCTCGACATTATCGATAACATGTCGCCGGACGATCGCGCCCGTCTGTTCGACGAACTCCCGGCGAAGGTCGTGCGCCGTTTGCGCGCCCAACTGAGTCCCTCGGAATGGCAAGCCACCGCGATTCTGATGGGTTACGAAGCGGGAACGGCGGGCCGGATTATGACCCCGGAATACATCTCGCTCAAGGAACATTTCACCGTCAGTCAAACCCTCGAACGGATTCGCAATCTCGCCTCGGTCACGGAGATGATTTACTATCTCTACGTTACCGATGCCGCGCGCCGTTTGACCGGGATCGTCTCCCTGCGCCACTTGGTGACCGCCCAACCCGAGGAAACCATCGGCGAGATCATGACCCGCGAGGTGGTTTACATCTCCACGGATACAGATCAAGAAGAAGTCGCCCGTCTGATTCAGCGTTACGACTTCCTCGCCGTTCCCGTGGTCGATAGCGAGAAACGCCTCGTCGGAATTATCACCGTCGATGACGTGATCGACATTATCGAGCAAGAAACCACGGAAGATATTTATGCGTTAGGTGGGGTGCAGTCCGAAGGAGACAATTATTTCCACACGAATTTAATTACAGTGGCGCGGCGACGGGTAGTGTGGTTGTTCGTGTTGTTGATTACCAACACGGTGACCGGGACGATTATTAACGCCCAGCAAGATATCTTGCAGCAAGTGGTGGTGCTGGCGGCGTTTATCCCCTTATTGACCGGAACCGGGGGCAATGTCGGCGCTCAATCGTCTACGGTGGTGATTCGCGGCTTGAATACGGACGAAATTCGCTTACTCGGCCCCGTGCAGGTGGTCTGGCGCGAGGCTCTCGCTGGGGCTTTGCTCGGCTCGATTTTAGGCGTGATGGCGACGATATGGGCTTATTTCTTGCAAGGGCGCTTGGGAGTGGCGATCTCCGTCGGTTTTTCTTTGATCGCGATCTCGGTGCTGGCGTCGGTGTCGGGTTCGGCGCTCCCATTTTTATTCCGATCGCTCAAATTGGATCCCGCCTTGATGTCAGCTCCGTTTATTACCACGGCGGTCGATGTGTTGGGGGTGTTGATTTATTTCAGTATTGCCCGTCTGATTTTGGGATTTTAG
- a CDS encoding right-handed parallel beta-helix repeat-containing protein, producing MMGRWRVGLAVSMLSLSFVGSVRATLGEGGPTWTIAVNSNGDEVRADEALTLREAIAIVNGNLRVEELSPAERSQLRQLPEIEVSRIEFALDPQATTIGLTASLPPLQAPVAIDGTTQPGFDPEEGTPRAVVTLTPAPETEILRGLVVMAPDVSIRGLSVYGFTSTHQRTASPPAADILILGGESAAIVDRVTLEEGQWRREVTDAVEDVPIPNNVTIAENWLGLLPDGTFPERRSAFGVWVFEGTNVTVEDNAIAAHDGSAVITSVRADNLQVNNNQIFENGFRGMPDALRLEGYIDNTAVFDNEIYNNAGAGIFLFNPSGAVAIADNIVRSNGRRLQRAAIYLMGSGHQVRNNEITDQPGPGVVVAADPPGDRIAIEDNRFANLAGLSIDLNTTSNDRVKHFQIGDGPNPPRNSGNRRKDTGNRAIEAPQFLAREFYQLGDALTVDGLAEPGGTVEIYRVNESGMAHGPLSEPVATVATDGSGRFSIELDSLEPGTTISAIVTHPDYGTSEPARNATVRSRSDAE from the coding sequence ATGATGGGACGTTGGCGGGTAGGGTTGGCGGTCTCGATGTTGTCGCTGTCGTTCGTCGGATCGGTACGGGCGACGCTGGGGGAGGGGGGACCGACCTGGACGATCGCGGTCAATAGCAATGGGGACGAGGTTCGGGCGGACGAGGCGCTGACGTTGCGCGAGGCGATCGCGATCGTCAATGGCAATTTAAGGGTGGAAGAGTTAAGTCCGGCGGAGCGATCGCAACTGCGCCAACTCCCGGAAATCGAGGTTTCCCGGATCGAGTTTGCTTTAGACCCGCAAGCTACGACCATTGGTTTGACGGCGAGTTTGCCGCCCCTACAGGCGCCCGTGGCGATCGACGGGACGACGCAACCGGGTTTCGACCCCGAGGAGGGGACGCCCCGGGCGGTGGTGACGTTGACCCCGGCGCCGGAAACGGAGATTTTGCGCGGGTTGGTCGTGATGGCCCCGGACGTGTCGATTCGCGGTTTGAGTGTGTACGGGTTTACCTCGACTCACCAACGCACGGCGAGTCCTCCGGCGGCGGATATTTTGATTCTGGGGGGCGAGTCGGCGGCGATCGTCGATCGCGTCACCCTCGAAGAGGGCCAGTGGCGCCGGGAAGTGACCGATGCGGTGGAAGATGTTCCAATTCCGAACAACGTGACGATCGCCGAAAATTGGCTGGGACTGTTGCCGGACGGGACGTTCCCGGAACGGCGATCGGCGTTTGGGGTCTGGGTGTTCGAGGGGACCAATGTGACGGTCGAGGATAACGCGATCGCCGCCCACGACGGCAGCGCTGTCATTACGAGCGTCCGCGCCGATAACTTGCAAGTCAATAACAATCAAATTTTTGAAAATGGCTTTCGCGGAATGCCCGATGCCTTGCGTTTAGAAGGATATATCGATAATACGGCGGTCTTCGATAACGAGATTTATAACAATGCAGGTGCCGGGATTTTCCTCTTCAATCCTTCCGGTGCGGTGGCGATCGCCGACAACATTGTGAGAAGTAACGGGCGACGGTTGCAACGGGCGGCCATCTACTTAATGGGAAGCGGACATCAAGTGAGAAACAATGAAATTACCGACCAACCCGGTCCGGGGGTGGTGGTGGCGGCAGATCCGCCGGGCGATCGCATTGCCATTGAAGACAATCGCTTCGCCAATTTAGCCGGGTTGAGTATCGACCTCAATACCACCTCCAACGATCGCGTCAAGCACTTTCAGATCGGCGACGGCCCCAACCCGCCGCGCAACTCCGGCAATCGCCGTAAAGATACGGGCAACCGGGCGATCGAGGCGCCCCAGTTTTTGGCTCGCGAGTTTTATCAACTGGGAGACGCCCTCACCGTAGACGGTCTCGCCGAACCGGGAGGAACCGTAGAAATTTATCGGGTCAACGAGTCCGGGATGGCCCACGGACCGTTGAGCGAACCCGTCGCCACGGTCGCCACCGACGGTTCGGGTCGTTTCAGCATCGAGCTCGACTCCCTCGAACCGGGAACGACGATTAGCGCGATCGTTACCCATCCCGACTACGGCACCTCCGAACCCGCCCGCAACGCCACCGTGCGATCGCGAAGCGACGCCGAGTAA
- a CDS encoding DUF11 domain-containing protein, whose amino-acid sequence MLKISLVRLSLIAVLLGTAALPLRGQTPEESVRLQLEVDRRIAESDRVSWVDLPGRCTEASCRVQPGDTLRYTVTGINDSDRAIANFVITQPLDPQTSYILDSLSATPAAQLSYSIDGGRTFSANPTIEVAEANGRVERRPAPAERYTHVRVRFREPIAARGQAIAQFQVRVK is encoded by the coding sequence ATGTTGAAGATTTCCTTAGTGCGTTTGAGTTTAATCGCCGTCTTACTCGGCACCGCCGCATTGCCCTTACGGGGTCAGACCCCGGAGGAGTCAGTGCGCCTACAGTTGGAGGTCGATCGCCGGATCGCCGAGTCGGATCGGGTGAGTTGGGTGGATTTACCTGGGCGCTGTACCGAGGCGAGTTGTCGGGTGCAGCCGGGAGATACCCTGCGCTATACGGTGACGGGGATTAACGATAGCGATCGCGCGATCGCTAACTTCGTCATCACCCAACCCCTCGATCCCCAGACCAGCTACATTCTCGACAGCCTCAGCGCGACCCCCGCCGCCCAACTCAGCTACAGCATCGATGGCGGTCGGACCTTTAGCGCCAATCCCACCATTGAGGTCGCCGAGGCGAACGGACGGGTCGAACGGCGTCCGGCCCCGGCAGAACGCTACACCCACGTGCGCGTCCGATTTCGCGAACCGATCGCCGCCCGAGGGCAGGCGATCGCGCAGTTTCAAGTGAGGGTGAAATGA
- a CDS encoding cation:proton antiporter, whose amino-acid sequence MIAGILWILVMGFFVGQIARRLGAPSLMGTILVGIVLGPQLGNIIDESILNNADELRTIAVMAILMKAGLGLDREKLAKQGTVALRLGILPAFTEAITIAIAAMVLFDFNWMTGLLLGCIIGAESPAVIVPGMLRLKSKGWGVAKGIPDAILTGSALSDVFLLLLFSLLLNFLSQGQLDRLSLPFGIELTALQLLPFQVISEIVLGVAIGYFAARLLVVLLVGQKWTQNQTQEMLLAACLALFLVIFANRWPHFSGYLAAMAMGFFLVELDAPLARRLRLGFDSLWTIAEIFLFVLMGASIQIAVLEKTLLPGLLLLAIGLSVGRMMGWYLSTMGSNWNWRERLFLLPGNSAKATVQAAIGAIPLAAGIDGGETILAIAALSILVTAPLGAWAIPTFAPKLLEKGAIDPTKVTVATRTTFLAAVDTSPLAPAVLTKTADLARRSNARAIVLHVVGEDRPQQVEELRQVARRWLSDIEHEFFTVNGAAAEAIVQLARDFRVTAIVLGKRGHQPWENVLVGSVSRAVLETSEIPAIVVEDESRGVSDFRF is encoded by the coding sequence ATGATAGCAGGTATTTTATGGATTTTGGTGATGGGTTTCTTTGTGGGACAAATTGCCCGTCGCTTGGGTGCACCTTCTTTGATGGGAACGATTCTCGTCGGAATTGTTTTAGGACCGCAATTGGGGAATATTATCGACGAATCGATTCTCAACAATGCCGATGAATTGCGAACGATCGCCGTCATGGCCATTTTGATGAAAGCGGGGCTAGGATTAGATCGTGAAAAGTTAGCAAAACAGGGAACGGTGGCTTTACGGTTGGGCATTTTGCCTGCATTTACGGAAGCCATAACGATCGCGATCGCCGCAATGGTTTTATTCGATTTTAATTGGATGACGGGCTTATTACTCGGCTGTATTATCGGCGCCGAATCTCCCGCCGTGATCGTTCCGGGAATGCTGCGGTTAAAAAGTAAAGGATGGGGAGTTGCCAAAGGCATTCCCGATGCAATTTTAACCGGATCGGCGCTTTCCGATGTCTTTTTACTGTTGCTGTTTAGTTTATTGTTAAACTTCTTAAGTCAGGGGCAACTCGATCGCCTCAGCTTACCGTTCGGAATCGAATTGACGGCGTTGCAACTGTTGCCGTTTCAAGTCATTTCCGAAATTGTTTTAGGGGTGGCGATCGGCTATTTTGCCGCCCGGTTGTTGGTGGTGTTACTCGTGGGGCAAAAATGGACGCAGAACCAAACCCAAGAAATGTTACTCGCCGCCTGTTTGGCTTTATTTTTAGTGATTTTTGCGAACCGTTGGCCGCATTTTTCCGGGTATTTGGCGGCGATGGCGATGGGATTTTTCTTGGTGGAACTAGACGCCCCTCTGGCGCGGCGGTTGCGGTTGGGATTTGATAGTTTGTGGACGATCGCCGAAATTTTTCTGTTTGTTTTGATGGGGGCGAGCATTCAAATTGCGGTTTTAGAAAAAACCCTCTTACCGGGATTGTTGTTATTGGCGATCGGCTTATCGGTCGGGCGGATGATGGGCTGGTATTTATCGACAATGGGCAGTAATTGGAATTGGCGGGAACGCTTATTTTTACTGCCGGGAAATTCGGCAAAAGCGACCGTGCAGGCGGCGATCGGTGCCATTCCTTTAGCGGCGGGAATTGACGGCGGCGAAACGATTTTAGCGATCGCCGCCTTATCGATTTTAGTCACGGCCCCGTTAGGTGCTTGGGCGATTCCGACCTTCGCGCCCAAACTGTTAGAAAAAGGGGCGATCGATCCGACGAAAGTCACCGTCGCAACCCGCACCACCTTTTTAGCGGCGGTGGATACGTCGCCGTTAGCCCCCGCCGTGTTGACCAAAACTGCAGATTTGGCGCGTCGTAGCAATGCTCGCGCGATCGTCTTGCACGTAGTCGGAGAAGATCGTCCCCAACAAGTCGAGGAATTGCGACAGGTGGCGCGGCGGTGGTTATCGGATATCGAACATGAATTTTTCACCGTCAATGGTGCTGCAGCCGAGGCGATCGTGCAACTGGCGCGGGATTTCCGGGTGACGGCGATCGTGCTGGGAAAACGGGGCCATCAACCGTGGGAAAACGTGCTGGTCGGTTCGGTGTCGCGTGCGGTCTTGGAAACGAGCGAGATTCCGGCGATCGTGGTTGAGGACGAATCGAGGGGAGTTTCAGATTTTAGATTTTAA
- a CDS encoding DUF7925 domain-containing protein, with amino-acid sequence MGSLIGVGFPKITGNKQGNFYRFWLAIALLCAGAIAPYRILAQTTPAGTQIENRATGTFEDPSNPGVTIPVESNTVVLTVAEIAGITVQPDGARKDGEGPIEPGDRLFFRFSITNVGNDPTRFRIPNSATVSGAGTVSGNLEISTDGGNTWTEISGSELITGSIPIGGNLLVRVPVTVNGSATEGDEIRVQLGNTPNSAQNVERTPNGTDVFTVDNPEGAVPTEATGDPFNGTREASAFQTITVASTPLALPVILKTHGTPVEIGDPANPADDVITYQLALDVRSRIPAGASGFVPGNLAPNTSFPIAVDGAVAPRILVSDAIPQGTALVPDSWQAPAGWQVVFTADNPEVLNANLATWTTDPGAIGGAANATRIGFIFDGILNAGTTTAGFQFQLVTSGLTGPGTIANVAQVFGGTEGNPGPLLFDESGDQNPNNFNDDGTAPPTDDTGNPIVTPGLSNPGRDGQDEDNNNGGSGPGGEANVVVISGGAGGILNGPPGSPGAIGPTDSNDDFHNKVVATPPNLGPNEPFTPDPVAFTNSLSNASGADVTIAPIAPQERNSLPNGTRVTVTFDQQTAIYTYDRAAGFRTDDPPVTIPGTTTEADYSVTIALPTAVKNRGYGVPIAAFDDRDDDGFFDESEPGNVKIDRVYTGFIEILKESRILKGSGPDVLDGQEQFSQDTKTPGPGNLIEYRLSYNNISEAGGPGNVTLTAENLVISEDGTTYDPIENPGGNNWALDTDDADGDNDPTTGIDTSHVLGSPVDSRGGTINFFGGRPPTARSGPQSGTTTASDVSKYEVRVRGPLGPGETGTFTFQRRVN; translated from the coding sequence TTGGGGTCATTAATTGGCGTGGGCTTCCCGAAAATAACTGGAAATAAACAGGGTAACTTTTATCGATTTTGGCTGGCGATCGCGCTGCTGTGTGCCGGGGCGATCGCGCCGTACCGGATATTAGCGCAGACGACGCCTGCAGGCACCCAGATCGAGAACCGGGCGACGGGGACCTTTGAAGACCCGAGCAATCCCGGGGTGACGATTCCCGTCGAGTCGAACACCGTCGTCCTCACCGTGGCCGAAATAGCCGGGATTACGGTGCAGCCCGACGGCGCTCGCAAAGATGGCGAAGGGCCGATCGAACCGGGCGATCGCCTCTTTTTCCGCTTTTCAATTACCAACGTCGGTAACGATCCCACCCGTTTTCGCATTCCCAACAGCGCCACGGTCTCCGGGGCCGGGACCGTCTCGGGCAACCTAGAAATCAGCACCGACGGCGGCAACACCTGGACCGAGATTAGCGGGAGCGAACTAATTACCGGATCGATCCCGATCGGCGGTAACCTGCTGGTGCGCGTTCCGGTCACGGTCAACGGAAGCGCCACCGAAGGCGACGAGATCCGCGTTCAACTGGGCAACACACCCAACAGCGCCCAGAACGTCGAACGCACGCCCAATGGCACCGATGTCTTCACCGTAGACAATCCAGAAGGGGCCGTCCCGACGGAAGCCACCGGAGATCCGTTCAACGGAACCCGCGAAGCCAGTGCATTTCAGACCATCACCGTCGCTTCGACCCCCTTAGCCTTACCCGTCATCCTCAAAACCCACGGTACCCCGGTAGAAATTGGCGATCCGGCGAATCCTGCCGACGACGTCATCACCTACCAACTCGCCTTAGACGTGCGATCGCGCATTCCCGCCGGGGCCAGTGGCTTCGTTCCCGGCAATCTCGCCCCCAATACCAGCTTTCCGATCGCCGTCGATGGGGCCGTCGCGCCGCGCATCCTCGTTTCCGATGCCATTCCCCAAGGAACCGCCCTCGTGCCCGACAGTTGGCAAGCCCCCGCCGGGTGGCAAGTCGTCTTCACCGCCGATAATCCCGAGGTCCTCAATGCCAACCTCGCCACCTGGACCACGGATCCCGGGGCGATCGGGGGGGCGGCGAATGCCACCCGGATCGGCTTTATCTTCGACGGCATTCTCAACGCCGGAACCACCACCGCAGGCTTTCAATTCCAACTGGTCACCAGTGGCTTAACCGGACCGGGAACGATCGCCAACGTCGCCCAAGTCTTCGGCGGAACCGAAGGCAATCCCGGTCCACTCTTATTCGACGAATCCGGCGACCAAAATCCCAACAACTTTAACGACGACGGCACCGCACCCCCAACCGACGATACGGGCAATCCGATCGTCACCCCCGGGCTGTCGAATCCCGGTCGAGACGGCCAAGACGAGGACAACAACAACGGCGGAAGCGGACCGGGGGGCGAAGCGAACGTCGTGGTGATTTCCGGCGGTGCTGGGGGCATTCTCAACGGACCGCCCGGATCCCCCGGGGCGATCGGGCCGACGGACAGTAACGACGACTTCCATAACAAAGTGGTCGCCACGCCGCCGAACTTGGGACCGAACGAACCGTTTACCCCGGATCCGGTCGCTTTTACCAACAGTCTCTCCAACGCCTCCGGGGCCGACGTGACGATCGCCCCGATCGCCCCACAAGAGCGCAATTCCCTGCCCAACGGCACCCGCGTCACGGTAACCTTCGACCAACAAACGGCCATCTACACTTACGATCGCGCCGCAGGCTTCCGTACCGACGACCCCCCGGTGACGATCCCCGGAACGACCACGGAAGCGGACTACTCCGTCACGATCGCCCTGCCGACGGCAGTCAAAAATCGAGGCTACGGCGTCCCGATTGCCGCCTTCGACGATCGCGACGACGACGGCTTCTTCGACGAAAGCGAGCCGGGGAACGTCAAAATCGACCGCGTTTATACCGGATTTATCGAAATTCTCAAAGAATCGCGCATCCTCAAAGGTAGCGGACCCGACGTTCTCGACGGACAGGAGCAATTTAGTCAAGACACCAAAACCCCCGGACCGGGGAACCTGATCGAGTACCGCCTCAGTTACAACAACATTTCCGAAGCGGGCGGGCCGGGGAACGTCACCCTGACGGCGGAGAACTTGGTGATTTCCGAAGACGGAACCACCTACGACCCGATCGAGAATCCCGGGGGCAATAATTGGGCCCTCGATACCGACGATGCCGACGGGGACAACGACCCGACCACGGGGATCGATACCTCTCACGTCCTCGGTTCCCCGGTAGATTCGCGCGGCGGTACGATCAACTTTTTCGGCGGCAGACCGCCCACGGCGCGCAGTGGACCGCAAAGCGGGACGACGACGGCATCTGACGTGAGCAAATACGAAGTGCGAGTGCGCGGTCCCCTCGGACCGGGAGAAACGGGAACGTTTACCTTCCAACGACGGGTGAATTGA